From one Gossypium hirsutum isolate 1008001.06 chromosome D08, Gossypium_hirsutum_v2.1, whole genome shotgun sequence genomic stretch:
- the LOC107913612 gene encoding NADH dehydrogenase [ubiquinone] iron-sulfur protein 5-B, which translates to MASGWGINGTKGRCYDFWVDFSECMSRCREPKDCSLLREDYLECLHHSKEFQRRNRIYKEEQRKIRAATRKEKDGGDGVHHHA; encoded by the exons ATGGCATCCGGTTGGGGAATCAATGGCACTAAAGGAAGGTGCTACGATTTCTGGGTTGACTTCAGCGAGTGCATGTCCCGTTGCAGAGAGCCCAAGGATTGCTCTCTCCTTCGTGAAGACTATCTCGAGTGCCTCCACCATTCCAAAGAG TTTCAGCGAAGAAATCGGATTTACAAGGAAGAGCAACGAAAAATAAGAGCTGCCACACGAAAAGAAAAGGATGGCGGAGATGGTGTTCACCATCATGCATGA
- the LOC107907810 gene encoding uncharacterized protein, giving the protein MMKHLGFYMDWITLIMRCVCSVSYSVCLNGFHGEWFSPSRGLRQGDPLSPYLFLICAKGFSALISDARNEGRLVGATIGRERFAVNHLFFPDDCILFGDVSSEGAGVVREIIREYEKASGQRVNFEKSLIYFGANVQTEVKEDIVNQQGVRLASNPEKYLGLPMMVGKNKKWAFANYVDRFRKRVEGWSLRYLSMGGKEDIWNALMVQVPHFESSLDHKERFVRAFLEADDRHKKIIAISLWSLWPVTGSAGKEIWRPLDDGFIKINFNASFVQDKGLAITRLELVRGRWYLRIRWASSDWWWKGMHCLLEKNISNGEASKSIIRPIIYHIQQLARIFEEITYTFVPREGNEAAHVLAIEGRRKGDCQNWATDVPDLVLTTVRKDWIAWLQI; this is encoded by the exons ATGATGAAGCACTTGGGGTTTTATATGGATTGGATTACTCTAATTATGCGTTGTGTTTGTTCTGTCTCATACTCGGTTTGTCTTAATGGATTTCATGGTGAGTGGTTTTCCCCCTCGAGAGGGTTAAGGCAGGGAGACCCTCTTAGTCCCTACTTGTTTCTGATCTGTGCAAAAGGATTTTCAGCGCTTATTAGCGATGCGAGGAACGAAGGACGATTGGTGGGAGCAACCATTGGAAGGGAGAGATTTGCTGTGAATCATTTATTTTTTCCGGATGATTGTATCTTATTTGGAGATGTCTCTTCTGAGGGAGCGGGGGTCGTTCGGGAGATAATTCGTGAGTATGAGAAGGCGTCAGGGCAACGggtgaattttgaaaaatcactaattTATTTCGGAGCTAATGTGCAAACGGAGGTGAAGGAGGATATCGTCAATCAGCAAGGTGTCCGGTTGGCTTCCAATCCAGAAAAGTATCTAGGATTGCCTATGATGGTAGGTAAGAATAAAAAATGGGCTTTCGCAAATTATGTGGACAGATTCAGGAAAAGGGTTGAAGGGTGGAGTCTACGCTATTTGTCGATGGGGGGGAAGGAG GATATTTGGAATGCGTTAATGGTGCAGGTTCCTCATTTTGAAAGCTCACTAGACCACAAAGAACGTTTTGTTAGGGCATTTTTGGAAGCAGATGATCGTCATAAAAAGATTATTGCTATTTCGTTATGGAGTCTCTG GCCTGTTACGGGATCTGCAGGTAAGGAAATTTGGAGACCACTGGACGATGGATTTATCAAGATTAATTTCAATGCATCCTTTGTGCAAGATAAAGGGTTGGCCATAACA AGGCTCGAGCTTGTGAGAGGGCGTTGGTATTTGCGCATACGATGGGCTTCCAGCGACTGGTGGTGGAAGGGGATGCACTGTCTGTTAGAAAAAAACATTAGTAATGGTGAGGCGAGTAAATCAATTATTAGACCGATCATTTACCACATCCAACAATTAGCGAGGATCTTTGAAGAGATTACCTACACTTTTGTGCCTCGGGAGGGGAATGAAGCGGCGCATGTTCTAGCTATCGAAGGACGGAGGAAAGGGGACTGCCAGAACTGGGCTACGGATGTACCGGATCTGGTTCTGACGACGGTGAGAAAGGACTGGATTGCATGG TTGCAGATCTAA